The Salvia splendens isolate huo1 chromosome 21, SspV2, whole genome shotgun sequence genome includes a window with the following:
- the LOC121785564 gene encoding uncharacterized protein LOC121785564 isoform X2 has product MEQFALLMNENEALVCEKRKAESELELWKLKCKQMEVRVMEWANKLADGTTKVVLDLQAMCSGEMNHRDGSSSGFNVEGGHPSAVGAATEDGANQDGSEGDQTCIVKSSVKKRLDFALERSPLQKHSPSNLGYRPPLEPIGHSDDDLDIEHVSLPDVGCNKKRKAQRSSGVALES; this is encoded by the exons ATGGAACAGTTTGCACTTTTGATGAATGAGAATGAGGCTTTGGTGTGTGAGAAGAGGAAAGCTGAAAGCGAGCTTGAGTTGTGGAAGTTAAAATGTAAACAAATGGAGGTTCGGGTGATGGAGTGGGCGAACAAACTAGCTGATGGAACAACAAAGGTGGTTCTAGATTTGCAAGCGATGTGTTCAGGGGAGATGAATCATCGAGATGGTTCATCATCTGGATTTAATGTAGAAGGTGGGCACCCATCAGCGGTAGGGGCTGCAACTGAAGATGGAGCAAATCAAG ATGGATCAGAGGGAGACCAGACATGTATTGTCAAATCAAGTGTTAAAAAACGCCTGGACTTTGCTCTAGAAAGGAGTCCGCTGCAGAAACATTCTCCCTCGAACCTTGGCTATAGGCCACCTCTTGAACCAATTGGTCACAGTGATGATGATCTTGACATTGAACATGTATCTTTACCTGATGTTGGTTGTAACAAAAAGAGAAAGGCTCAGAGGTCAAGCGGTGTTGCATTAGAGTCTTGA
- the LOC121783507 gene encoding transcription factor SPEECHLESS-like, whose amino-acid sequence MGTQDLSEFFKESELTDDIFSILEASDCNSPSMMRFDLSNDESFEFPKSPFLESEMAAAEASPKCKRQKLMSAAATSVEDGQPRTSPHISVERNRRKQMNEHISVLRSLMPCFYVKRGDQASIIGGVVNYIKELQQILQSMEAKKQRKAYADVLSPRPGPISPRRSPILISPRTPQPRSPYKRRLHNLQTGFLNSPSLIPSPAELSPCNSSTSSINDSVNELVASSRSAMSEVEVKFCGPNLLLKTVSGRIPGQVAKIVSALEDLALEILQVNVNKLDEKMLNCFTIKIGIECQLSAQELAEHIQQTFCFQNPS is encoded by the exons ATGGGCACTCAAGATCTGTCCGAATTCTTCAAGGAATCTGAGTTGACTGATGACATTTTCAGCATTCTCGAAGCTTCTGATTGCAATAGTCCATCGATGATGCGGTTCGATTTATCAAACGATGAAAGCTTCGAGTTCCCAAAATCACCCTTTCTAGAATCTGAGATGGCCGCCGCCGAAGCTTCCCCCAAATGCAAGAGACAGAAGCTCATGAGCGCCGCCGCGACTTCTGTGGAAGATGGGCAGCCAAGAACTTCGCCTCACATCTCCGTAGAGAGGAATCGAAGAAAGCAAATGAATGAGCATATCTCTGTGCTTCGTTCTTTGATGCCTTGCTTTTATGTCAAAAGA GGTGACCAAGCATCAATAATAGGTGGAGTTGTGAACTACATCAAAGAGCTACAACAAATTCTACAATCAATGGAAGCCAAGAAGCAAAGGAAGGCCTACGCCGATGTTTTAAGCCCGAGGCCCGGGCCCATTAGCCCGAGGAGGAGCCCGATCCTAATAAGCCCGAGGACTCCCCAACCGAGAAGCCCGTACAAGCGCAGGCTGCACAATCTGCAAACGGGCTTCCTCAACTCCCCTTCCCTGATTCCAAGCCCGGCCGAGCTCTCCCCGTGCAActcctccacctcctccatCAACGACAGCGTGAACGAGCTCGTGGCTAGCTCAAGATCAGCCATGTCTGAGGTGGAGGTGAAGTTCTGCGGCCCGAATCTACTGCTTAAGACGGTGTCGGGCCGAATCCCGGGCCAAGTTGCCAAGATTGTGTCTGCCTTGGAAGACCTTGCACTCGAGATTCTCCAAGTGAATGTCAACAAGCTTGATGAGAAGATGCTCAATTGTTTCACTATTAAG ATCGGAATTGAATGTCAACTTAGTGCACAAGAATTGGCTGAGCATATTCAACAGACATTCTGCTTTCAAAACCCTAGCTAG
- the LOC121783893 gene encoding RNA polymerase sigma factor sigE, chloroplastic/mitochondrial-like, with product MGVVTVSSSSGRIPLGVKARNLTRASSLKRLVVLSFKSNESKPVSLVAKRESLALPLETNKDTRKISRKAKKRPERVKAVASPSILELDYGEAGAILEKLYKRSPGTDVSDEEIKIGRGKRRRPLRKKSVETEEAEKERDVSVVRSQKKGKRLNLEKRISMRMKKEDEFVALAQNKKHRKNDEDEKIDRLVREYTSSTDLVSLDWKKMKIPPVLLSSEHAWLFKLMQPMKEILKVKETLKSDLGRDLTDDEVAKKINMDVFQLRKQLEVGRAARNKLIKHNLRLVLFVMNKYFQDFANGPRFQDLCQAGVKGLMTGIDRFEPRRKFRLSTYGLFWIRHAIVRSLTLSSFTKVSFGLDSVRVEIQRAKQDLHFELQRIPTVEEITKRVGISPERYHEVMRASKPIASLHARHEVTNEEFINAITDVDGVEGDSRRQPALLRLALDDVLDSLKPKESLVMRQRYGLDGKRDRTLGEIAGNLNISREMVRKHEVKALMKLKHPARVDYLRRYIYK from the exons ATGGGAGTCGTGACTGTTTCTAGTTCTTCAGGACGAATTCCATTGGGAGTGAAAGCCAGAAATTTGACTCGTGCATCCTCATTGAAGAGGCTAGTAGTGTTGTCTTTCAAATCCAATGAAAGTAAACCTGTATCCTTGGTTGCTAAACGAGAATCTCTAGCTTTACCCTTGGAGACGAATAAAGATACTAGGAAGATATCAAGGAAGGCGAAGAAGCGGCCTGAACGAGTAAAAGCAGTCGCCTCTCCAAGTATATTGGAGTTGGATTACGGCGAAGCAGGTGCGATACTTGAAAAATTATACAAGCGAAGTCCTGGTACAGATGTATCCGATGAGGAGATCAAAATAGGAAGGGGGAAGAGACGGCGGCCTCTTAGGAAGAAGAGTGTGGAAACTGAGGAGGCAGAGAAGGAAAGGGATGTGAGTGTGGTGAGGAGCCAGAAAAAGGGGAAAAGATTGAATCTCGAGAAGAGAATTTCTATGAGAATGAAGAAAGAAGATGAATTTGTTGCATTAGCCCAAAATAAGAAACACAGAAAGAATGATGAAGATGAGAAGATTGATAGGCTTGTTAGGGAGTATACTTCTTCGACAGATTTGGTCAGCTTAGATTGGAAGAAAATGAAGATTCCGCCTGTTCTTCTTTCATCTGAGCATGCCTGGCTTTTCAAATTGATGCAACCTATGAAG GAAATCCTCAAAGTTAAGGAAACCTTAAAAAGTGATTTAGGAAGAGATCTAACTGATGATGAAGTAGCAAAGAAGATAAATATGGATGTATTTCAGCTGCGGAAACAGTTAGAAGTTGGTCGAGCTGCCAGAAATAAGTTGATCAAG CACAACCTGCGGCTTGTTCTATTTGTCATGAATAAGTATTTTCAAGACTTTGCTAATGGCCCAAGATTCCAAGATCTCTGTCAAGCTGGGGTGAAGGGTCTTATGACTGGTATTGATCGCTTTGAACCAAGAAGGAAGTTCCGACTCTCAACATATGGCCTCTTCTGGATCAGGCATGCCATTGTTCGCTCATTGACACTGTCAAGCTTCACAAAGGTCTCCTTTGGCCTTGACTCG GTCAGAGTAGAAATCCAGAGGGCCAAGCAGGATCTGCATTTTGAGCTTCAGAGGATACCAACTGTTGAAGAGATTACAAAACGTGTTGGAATCTCCCCTGAAAGATACCATGAAGTGATGAGGGCATCGAAGCCTATTGCTTCTCTCCATGCACGTCATGAAGTAACCAATGAGGAGTTCATCAATGCCATTACTGATGTTGATGGTGTTGAAGGAGATAGTAGGAGACAACCAGCACTTCTCAGACTTGCTCTTGATGATGTG CTTGATTCTCTGAAGCCCAAGGAGAGTTTGGTGATGAGGCAGAGATACGGGCTCGATGGGAAAAGAGATAGAACACTTGGAGAAATTGCTGGGAATTTGAACATTTCAAGAGAGATGGTTCGGAAGCATGAAGTGAAGGCTCTGATGAAGCTCAAGCATCCAGCTCGAGTCGATTACCTCCGCCGCTACATTTACAAATGA
- the LOC121785564 gene encoding uncharacterized protein LOC121785564 isoform X1, translating into MYKTTAEHKSDEEETSCSTAGQPFRMHKRRKVRKGFAQIVTSESESDDKIPLSRLTHRPDTQPRRRFVNDSCFGNNLRQVTPRRHLLRVGYIKDNSVSGKCSQRRSGNRGDLGISENTTDTLLEDEMEGMSRVLKMKVLVVILWTAQMYQTATMGLIMMAHSLGIVRTNLNVIQVRDRHGECTGEGRGGVMFDQRKDELADTGAWRRVCRASSEPGLDGKKCKICI; encoded by the coding sequence ATGTATAAGACAACTGCTGAACATAAGAGCGATGAAGAGGAAACTAGCTGCTCTACTGCTGGACAACCATTTCGGATGCATAAAAGGAGGAAAGTTAGGAAAGGATTTGCTCAAATTGTTACTAGTGAGAGTGAAAGCGATGATAAGATCCCACTTTCTAGACTGACACACCGTCCTGATACTCAGCCGAGGAGAAGATTTGTTAATGATTCTTGTTTTGGGAACAATCTCAGACAAGTCACTCCCAGACGGCATTTGCTGAGGGTAGGATATATTAAAGATAACAGTGTTTCAGGTAAATGTTCTCAGAGGAGGTCTGGAAACCGGGGTGATTtaggaatatcagagaatacgACTGACACTCTACTTGAAGATGAAATGGAAGGGATGAGTCGAGTTCTGAAGATGAAAGTTCTGGTGGTTATACTGTGGACAGCACAGATGTATCAGACTGCAACGATGGGTCTGATCATGATGGCTCATTCTCTGGGGATTGTTCGGACAAATCTGAATGTGATACAGGTGAGGGACAGACATGGCGAGTGTACAGGCGAGGGCAGAGGGGGTGTGATGTTTGACCAGAGAAAAGACGAGTTGGCTGACACGGGTGCGTGGCGTAGGGTGTGTCGAGCAAGCAGTGAACCTGGACTGGATGGCAAGAAGTGCAAAATATGTATTTAG
- the LOC121783508 gene encoding probable WRKY transcription factor 41, with protein MENFPSDSELRSLVRELSQGKEMAMQLQNHLNLQSSSSHESPEFLLQRIMYSYDQALSMLTRNDPAAARSEPPLLQPMPESPLPVAGSPLSDDSDQDFTDQASRKRKAGARWTQKVKVGPEVGIEGQLDDGYGWRKYGQKEIIGAKHPRGYYRCTSIHAHGCLATKQVQKSDEDPTIFEITYRRKHTCTRAPNNPSAPIPVPGVESEDPNPLTKNPPFNIQTTLNPLNSLSSSTPINNDVFLGNYYPNPTNDLNGDYGELIPNLGHPESELAAMTNSATLDTDFPFGPSGFGSGFDFGNPGHYP; from the exons ATGGAGAATTTTCCATCGGATTCGGAGCTGAGAAGTCTGGTGAGAGAGCTGTCTCAGGGGAAAGAGATGGCGATGCAGCTGCAAAATCATCTCAATTTGCAGTCATCTTCTTCACATGAGAGCCCCGAGTTTTTGCTTCAGAGAATAATGTATTCCTACGATCAGGCGCTCTCCATGCTCACGCGCAACGACCCTGCTGCTGCTCGTAGTGAACCACCGTTGCTGCAGCCGATGCCGGAGTCTCCTTTGCCAGTCGCCGGAAGCCCTCTCAGTGATGACTCCGATCAGGATTTCACGGATCAGGCTTCTAGGAAAAG AAAGGCGGGTGCCAGGTGGACTCAAAAGGTGAAAGTGGGGCCAGAAGTAGGGATTGAAGGACAACTGGATGATGGCTATGGTTGGAGGAAGTACGGACAAAAAGAGATCATCGGAGCTAAACATCCCag AGGGTACTACAGATGCACCTCTATACATGCCCACGGATGTTTGGCTACAAAGCAAGTTCAAAAATCAGACGAAGATCCGACAATTTTCGAGATCACGTATAGGAGAAAGCACACGTGCACTCGTGCCCCTAATAACCCGTCTGCACCCATACCCGTACCCGGTGTAGAAAGTGAAGATCCGAATCCATTAACCAAAAACCCACCCTTTAATATCCAAACAACCCTCAATCCCCTAAACAGTTTATCTTCATCGACACCAATTAACAATGATGTTTTTTTGGGAAATTATTACCCGAATCCGACCAATGATTTGAATGGTGATTATGGAGAATTAATTCCTAACTTGGGCCACCCCGAATCCGAACTTGCAGCCATGACCAATTCCGCCACTCTTGACACGGACTTCCCGTTTGGACCATCTGGGTTCGGGTCGGGTTTCGACTTTGGTAACCCAGGCCATTATCCATAG
- the LOC121783769 gene encoding bidirectional sugar transporter SWEET3-like isoform X1, whose amino-acid sequence MEEKLRIAVGILGNAASLLLYAAPIFTFSKVIRKKSTEEYSCVPYIMALLNCFLYTWYGLPVVSYKWENFPVVTINGLGIFLELSFILIYFYYASTDGKKKVAMMTLPVLLLSCSVVLISTFVFHDHHHRKAFVGSVGLVASVAMYGSPLVVVRKVMQTKSVEFMPFYLSLFSFLASSLWMAYGLLSHDLFLASPNLVGSPLGILQLFLYCIYRNRGSEKQPQKWDLETCCEKSEQHVQVKEEKPIIQYLKVKDEKDDEKANQNLQLVVADETNGKN is encoded by the exons ATGGAAGAGAAACTTCGTATAGCAGTAGGCATTTTGG GGAATGCAGCCAGCCTCTTACTCTATGCTGCACCAAT ATTCACTTTCTCAAAGGTGATAAGGAAAAAGAGCACCGAAGAGTATTCATGCGTGCCATATATCATGGCCCTATTGAACTGCTTCCTCTACACTTGGTATGGTTTGCCAGTAGTAAGTTACAAGTGGGAAAACTTTCCTGTGGTCACAATCAATGGATTAGGGATATTTCTGGAGCTATCTTTCATACTCATATATTTCTACTATGCTTCAACAGATGGAAAG AAAAAGGTGGCCATGATGACTCTACCTGTTCTCCTGCTGTCCTGTTCAGTAGTACTAATATCAACATTTGTATTCCATGATCACCATCATCGCAAGGCGTTTGTTGGAAGTGTAGGACTGGTAGCATCGGTAGCAATGTATGGTTCTCCACTTGTGGTTGTG AGAAAAGTGATGCAGACGAAGAGCGTGGAATTCATGCCATTCTACCTGTCGCTTTTCTCATTTCTAGCAAGTTCGCTTTGGATGGCATATGGACTATTGAGCCACGATCTTTTTCTTGCG tctccaaatttGGTGGGTAGCCCACTAGGCATCCTGCAGCTCTTCCTGTACTGCATATACAGGAATAGGGGAAGTGAGAAACAACCTCAGAAATGGGATCTCGAAACTTGTTGCGAGAAATCAGAGCAACATGTACAGGTGAAAGAGGAAAAACCAATTATTCAGTATCTAAAGGTGAAGGACGAAAAAGATGATGAGAAAGCAAATCAGAATTTGCAGCTGGTGGTTGCTGatgaaacaaatgggaaaaactgA
- the LOC121783769 gene encoding bidirectional sugar transporter SWEET3-like isoform X2: MEEKLRIAVGILGNAASLLLYAAPIFTFSKVIRKKSTEEYSCVPYIMALLNCFLYTWYGLPVVSYKWENFPVVTINGLGIFLELSFILIYFYYASTDGKKKVAMMTLPVLLLSCSVVLISTFVFHDHHHRKAFVGSVGLVASVAMYGSPLVVVRKVMQTKSVEFMPFYLSLFSFLASSLWMAYGLLSHDLFLASPNLVGSPLGILQLFLYCIYRNRGSEKQPQKWDLETCCEKSEQHVQGN; encoded by the exons ATGGAAGAGAAACTTCGTATAGCAGTAGGCATTTTGG GGAATGCAGCCAGCCTCTTACTCTATGCTGCACCAAT ATTCACTTTCTCAAAGGTGATAAGGAAAAAGAGCACCGAAGAGTATTCATGCGTGCCATATATCATGGCCCTATTGAACTGCTTCCTCTACACTTGGTATGGTTTGCCAGTAGTAAGTTACAAGTGGGAAAACTTTCCTGTGGTCACAATCAATGGATTAGGGATATTTCTGGAGCTATCTTTCATACTCATATATTTCTACTATGCTTCAACAGATGGAAAG AAAAAGGTGGCCATGATGACTCTACCTGTTCTCCTGCTGTCCTGTTCAGTAGTACTAATATCAACATTTGTATTCCATGATCACCATCATCGCAAGGCGTTTGTTGGAAGTGTAGGACTGGTAGCATCGGTAGCAATGTATGGTTCTCCACTTGTGGTTGTG AGAAAAGTGATGCAGACGAAGAGCGTGGAATTCATGCCATTCTACCTGTCGCTTTTCTCATTTCTAGCAAGTTCGCTTTGGATGGCATATGGACTATTGAGCCACGATCTTTTTCTTGCG tctccaaatttGGTGGGTAGCCCACTAGGCATCCTGCAGCTCTTCCTGTACTGCATATACAGGAATAGGGGAAGTGAGAAACAACCTCAGAAATGGGATCTCGAAACTTGTTGCGAGAAATCAGAGCAACATGTACAG GGGAACTAG